The window CATGAGCCCTATAGTTAACtatttaaatgatgttgttgagccttttcttctctttaaatCTTCTAATCCAAACCCTTGTCTGAAAAATATTCTTGTCATActctgtgttctgtgtttttcagtaaaAGTTTCTGTGGTGATCTTGCAcatgtggtgtgtttttttttttttgtctatgtGCCGATAAAAAGTTGTTTGGGGggaagttttcatgttttattgtgttacAACTTTGATTTAAAGCAGATTTAATGTGGCTTTTCTTATCAACACAAAGAACCTTTAAAGGATtattcaagtgtgtcttaaaacaacagtcaggagcccaaataaacatatgttcaaatgaacattgaaacctgtttttcttgctgtaatcattagaagattccttcataatgaccttacaatggaagtgatgggggacaaaatccacagtcctccttctgtgcaaaaatgtatttaaagtttatctgaagctaatatgaagcttcagcgtccaaatgagtcaaatcaagtagatatctttcaatgttacagtcttttaagtgccaaagtccctctttttgttactatacttccacctacagctcaacagggaaacacaaagagggaatttgatgctaatatatcaaataataataatatcaaagTGAAGACAGATCTCTACAATGTAatctaaattaattacaaatacaGAATACTAAATACTTGTTTGCTTTAGTATTCTAGTATTATAAGCACTTTTGGCAGCAGTTACAGGCTTGagtcaatgtttttgtttctctgccTTAAGGCTGGTGAGTCGCTCGGCCAGCTGCTGTCGGTCTGGTCTTCTTGCCTCTAATTCAGTTTTTGAGGACGGCAGATTTACAGCTGTGACAAACTTTTTCCatgttttgattgatttatcTGGACTCCAAGTGATGTACGGCAACTTGGAAATGTTCTTGAGTCAATCCCCTGAGTGTTCTTTTGTCTTTATGGTGCAGGTTTTGACACAATACTGGTTCAGCCCAGGTTGGAGCATCCAGATACAGATACGGTGACTTCTGGCTGCACCAGAACTGATTTAGATGTGTTTTATCAAAGAGGTTGAATATTTATGCAAATGAATCACTCTGTAGAGATGTTTTATCTTTGActttaaaggcttttttttcctgttgatcagtgtcaaaaaagccacattttggacacttattattaatattattgtttatttatttatttattctgtgaGATTGACCTTTTATTAAAAGAACACTCCCATTACAACTGCTTTCCCACTTCCTGCTGTTATTGTGGTGTAAATGTGGACGGCCCCCCCCTTTAGTATGCGTCATGTAGACATTTCTTACTGCCTGTTGGTAGACAGAGGCCTCAGTTATCTTTCCCCTCCCTCTtattcctctttcctcctcataCCTCTCTGTTCTGCTTCTGGGGATGTTAggaacaacattaaaacaccGCTCACTGCACCTGTCATTGGATTATTGCTGGAAACAGTGCAGTTAAGGTAAGCCCTCAGATATTTAACCAGCTTTATCATGATAGATGAGTTAATCCCAGTAATTAGATATTGaatttataaatgaataaaatgagcaACTTTATTTGAACAAATTAAGTATCTGCAATATTGCTGGTGTTATAAAGGTAGGTCTGTTTTCagtattaatttaaatgaatcacACCCTCAATTGTACAATTTGGGCATTAAGTTTACATTGAAAGAATATAGATATtacaaaatacagaacattaaTAATAGTATAGAAAGTAGAGGATgtacagcagagcagaaggaCGGGTAAATCATAACTCTGTGTTTTGTCAGCAGAAAATAAAACGACTTCTAAACTGCTTAAAGAAACACGTTCTCAGACATTTTGATACAAACTGCAACAAATGGTTAATCTGGAGATAAGAACAGGTAATAATGATTAACTGGAGCTGAATAGGTCACAGGTGTCCATTGTGCCTGATGGTTCAGTGTTGCCATATCAAACAGTGGTGTCCTGTAAACACTCTGTCACCGgcgggagcagcagcagcttcacttGTTTTCCTTCACGAGTATTGAGGTTATctgttttaaaagcttttaaaaggCTTAAAAGGTTATCTGTATGTGACTGCAGTGTTTTAATAAATGTGACACCAACTTGTTTAATCTTACAGATCTTACAGAAGAAGATTATCAGAGAAGATGAATCGCTCCTGTGTAAACTGCTTGaaaaatatgatgatatatcTCAACTTTCTCTGCTGGGTAGGTAGACCCATATATATACTGCAACAGCCATACAAACACTGTATGTTACAGCCAGTACATGGGATGTGTTATGGTCACTCTACGTTATTAAGGATGATCACAATAAAGTTCCCTTTGAGACAATGATTCTCAAGGCATAGCGTCCGTCCTAATACCCACACTTGCAGTCTTCACCACTTCAGTGTCTCATATTGAAGGCCGACACATTTAAGGATAGGCTCacaattttgcacaaaacaaggactgtggattttgtcccccaccTCCTACACTGTAAGTGCATCAGGAAGTGATCTATTATTGTCCAGGAGTAGAAGCAGGAATgtttacagtgagcaaaacttctttcaatgttcatttgtacacctgactgttgttttaagacagacttgaccCACACTTCCACTCATATTCCTCTTACTGCCTTGGAGTGATATTCAGAGCCAGGTGTATCCCACAATTCACTGCAGTTTATTGCGCAACACTAGTCCACTTGTTGGCGGTAATAAGCTCGCAATAATCAGTAgacattattataataattacattatttcatatatttaacattttggagTCAGtgttaataatattattaatgtcCATACTAAACACCTCTATAGATGGCTACAACTTAATATTCTTCTTGATCAGACTGATAAgaatatatacattaaaaatatttaatatatcatgtttttatatcatatcTTGTCAATGATCTTGACAGCGATGTTCCCTCCCCAAAATTTTTAGCAGACAGAaaactttcaaaatgttttttgttatgtctcttttacatacagtaaatccaTGTTCCTCTACATAACTCAGTTCAATGTCTTAATCAATGTTAtttctcctctcagctcctgaATGTAACTGTTATGCTGTGGGCTTGATGCTACTCATTTGTTCATTAtgtggaaattaaataaaatcaacaaatacaTGAGCTCGACTGagcaatgtacagtatatgtgttaTTAATCAAATATGTCCCATTGAGCTCTGATAAACCTCTACACTCCTGCAGTCTTAAAAAACACTTTGGCAAAGTAGCAGTAACCAGAAATTCATCACACAAGTAGGAACTTGATTACTCACAAGTGTGGGAATTGGCACGGAGCCATTGTTTCAGTTATCATCAGTTTTGGTTATCTAATGTTTTGAAAGTAGGTTTTCTCCTAGATGGATGTAATGTACATTTTCCtattttaaaactacatttactTATATTAGATTTAGGTACCTTATTTGAGAATTGTGGCCAAGATctgttttacagttgaaaaataaatggatCAGTATTCCACCTGTTGTCTATAGGAATCCCTTAATGTGAGCTGACAAATACAATATTTGGATCACACACAAGTACCTGTGTGAGCAAGTCCTGGGCACGTCTGGAAAAACCTGAAACTTTTTGCAACATCCCGTGCAAGTCAAATGATTGAAAGAGTTGGGAGTTTGGATTTGGCCAAGTTCCCTAAATGTCATGATTGTTGTCATGGTTTACATTGGACTTCATGCTTTACAGTCAAACCCAAACTCagacaatataaaataataatattttgtgtgttctgtgtctgTTGGAGCTGTGTGGAGCGTTTGTGGTAGCGTTTGGGATATTCCAGATGATGCACTCCAAGTTTGCCTCCCTCATCACCACCTTCTGGCCCATCTACCCCGCCAACACTCTGGTGGTCACTGGTACCattgttacctgtgtgtgttatgtggGAGTGCTGGGGGGCATGAAGGAGAACCGCTGCATGCTCATCAGTGTGAGTATAAACCATGATATTTACTATAATGTGGTTTACAGGGTTGAATATTGAATGGGAAAGCTGTATAACTTATGGTACTGCATTAAACTGAATGTCACTTTATGAGGTTTGTGTAATTATTCTAATAAGACTGCGACtatacagccatgctagcagctagttagcatgctTCACATTTGCTTATTAGCACTGAATGCAAAATACAGCTGAGCATGATGGGAATGTCAGGTATTTGATAAGAAACCAgtgttggacaaattgaaaattaaacctgatggtggtgctagatgacAAGTTAGGAGCTCtgcaaagttattacaattcatcctgaggaggacatgaatgtttgtaccacATggatgttgagacatttcactcaaaaccagaAATTTTATAACAAACCATTCAATAATTGTTgaaatgcaaagatattccagtagagcctcggattaaaaatatagacctggaaatgtacatGATATGTGCATGCATTTTTATAACTGTACTGAACCTCCTCATTTGTTACACTGCATAATATAAACCAAACATTATTTGTGTATGTTACACTTGTCCATATTATATggtgaaaaagcaaacaagtgCACAGATCATACAAAGTCACTGATGTTTGAATCTGATCCACTGTTCCCAGTTCTTCGTCCTGCTGTTCATCCTGATGCTGGTGGAACTGGCCATGGCCTGTGTGTTCCTGGTCTACAGCAGAGAGGtaggtttatatatatatagagcctatacaaaaaccaaaatacaTTCTTAGAAGG is drawn from Thunnus albacares chromosome 2, fThuAlb1.1, whole genome shotgun sequence and contains these coding sequences:
- the LOC122989444 gene encoding leukocyte surface antigen CD53-like is translated as MWTAPPFSMRHVDISYCLLVDRGLSYLSPPSYSSFLLIPLCSASGDVRNNIKTPLTAPVIGLLLETVQLRSYRRRLSEKMNRSCVNCLKNMMIYLNFLCWLCGAFVVAFGIFQMMHSKFASLITTFWPIYPANTLVVTGTIVTCVCYVGVLGGMKENRCMLISFFVLLFILMLVELAMACVFLVYSREINTFFERDLMRSLEIYRLSSPESNRTIKADFDAVQHLFRCCGVHGEADWRGNVPISCCTEDPCNIFPQTNWQEGCLVKLRDWFAGNYRSTGAGVVTMFIIQFVCLCFTIPLFCCFSRRRLGYR